Proteins encoded by one window of Halococcus saccharolyticus DSM 5350:
- a CDS encoding metal-dependent hydrolase: MELTWHGHSTWYVEVGDTSLLIDPFFDNPHTSMEPTDIETPDYVLLTHAHSDHVAHAGEFTDSTIVAPVEVAAYVESEMGAEDTIGMNIGGTLECDDAYVTMHRADHTSGVDLDYEYELGNPAGFVVSDEQPGPDGTGTAFYHAGDTGLMSEMKDVIAPYLQPDAVALPIGDHYTMGIWQASIAAEWLDADHVFPMHYDTMPPLEADPQEFVDAVDDRGIDGEVHVLDDDGSFEL; encoded by the coding sequence ATGGAACTCACCTGGCACGGTCACTCGACGTGGTACGTTGAGGTCGGCGACACCAGCCTGCTGATCGACCCGTTCTTCGACAACCCACACACCTCGATGGAGCCCACAGACATCGAGACGCCCGACTACGTGCTCCTCACCCACGCCCATTCGGATCACGTCGCCCACGCGGGCGAGTTCACCGATTCGACGATCGTCGCGCCGGTCGAGGTCGCGGCCTACGTCGAGAGCGAGATGGGAGCCGAGGACACCATCGGCATGAACATCGGCGGCACGCTCGAATGTGACGACGCCTACGTCACGATGCATCGAGCCGACCACACCAGCGGCGTCGATCTCGACTACGAGTACGAGCTCGGCAACCCTGCCGGGTTCGTCGTGAGCGACGAGCAGCCAGGCCCCGACGGCACCGGCACCGCCTTCTACCACGCCGGCGACACCGGGCTGATGTCGGAGATGAAAGACGTCATCGCGCCGTACCTCCAGCCCGACGCGGTCGCGCTCCCGATCGGCGATCACTACACGATGGGCATCTGGCAGGCATCGATCGCTGCCGAGTGGCTCGACGCCGATCACGTCTTCCCGATGCACTACGACACCATGCCGCCGCTCGAAGCCGATCCCCAGGAGTTCGTCGACGCAGTCGACGATCGCGGGATCGACGGCGAGGTCCACGTCCTCGACGACGACGGTTCCTTCGAGCTCTGA
- a CDS encoding sulfite oxidase, translated as MSETREGRREEIDAILDRKPGTSETRDEADRYTVVGAASRETFANWLTPIEEHFVCHRNPIPDGDADAWTIDVAGTDGDETELPLTDIVEDLPTVAVAHTMECAGNGRGQHDPETGSVQWGCEAVGTAVWTGTPVRSVLRASGLDTDAAATGSGADDEDRWLTAIGDDSTEEETFARSIPLSKALDDCLLAHGMNGEALPAEHGYPVRLVVPGWYGVNSVKWLSELRVSEGMVTESALDRPGTHARWQQDDYRIHPAGETPEHADTVPTTGTWDQLESSAVDHPYTFDETVMSLIGRPTGEEPITPHEDTVTVRGVAWAGDDEIAGVEVSTDSGEAWHDAELFGPDYAGAWRLFEYTWEPTPGTYTLASRATDERGRAQPATIGAPEDGLDAIENDQFPWNEGGYAANAYLPNAIEVEVTSEDDTA; from the coding sequence ATGAGCGAGACACGCGAGGGGCGACGCGAGGAGATCGATGCGATCCTCGACCGGAAACCGGGCACGAGCGAGACCCGCGACGAGGCCGACCGCTACACCGTCGTCGGAGCGGCGAGTCGGGAGACGTTCGCGAACTGGCTGACACCGATCGAGGAACACTTCGTCTGTCACCGGAACCCGATCCCCGATGGCGACGCCGACGCGTGGACCATCGACGTCGCCGGAACGGACGGAGACGAAACCGAACTCCCCCTCACCGACATCGTCGAGGACCTTCCCACGGTCGCTGTCGCACACACGATGGAATGCGCAGGCAACGGTCGCGGCCAGCACGACCCCGAGACGGGGAGCGTCCAGTGGGGCTGTGAGGCGGTCGGGACCGCCGTTTGGACCGGGACACCAGTACGGTCGGTGCTGCGGGCGTCCGGTCTCGATACGGACGCTGCGGCGACGGGCAGCGGGGCGGACGACGAGGACCGCTGGCTCACCGCGATCGGCGACGACAGCACCGAGGAGGAGACGTTCGCTCGATCGATCCCGCTCTCGAAGGCGCTCGATGATTGTCTCCTCGCTCACGGGATGAACGGCGAGGCGCTCCCCGCCGAGCACGGCTATCCGGTGCGGCTCGTGGTCCCTGGCTGGTACGGGGTGAACAGCGTGAAGTGGCTGTCCGAACTCCGCGTGAGCGAAGGGATGGTCACCGAGAGCGCGCTCGATCGGCCTGGCACTCACGCCCGGTGGCAGCAGGACGACTACCGCATCCATCCCGCGGGCGAGACGCCCGAACACGCCGACACCGTTCCAACGACCGGAACGTGGGACCAGCTCGAATCGTCGGCGGTCGACCATCCCTACACGTTCGACGAAACCGTGATGTCGCTGATCGGCCGACCGACCGGCGAGGAACCTATCACGCCTCACGAGGATACGGTTACAGTGCGCGGCGTCGCGTGGGCGGGCGACGACGAGATCGCGGGTGTCGAGGTCTCCACCGACAGTGGCGAGGCGTGGCACGACGCAGAGCTGTTCGGCCCCGACTACGCCGGCGCGTGGCGGCTGTTCGAGTACACCTGGGAGCCGACCCCAGGAACTTACACCCTCGCCTCGCGAGCGACCGACGAGCGCGGTCGGGCACAGCCGGCGACGATCGGGGCACCCGAGGACGGACTCGACGCGATCGAGAACGACCAGTTCCCCTGGAATGAGGGCGGATACGCCGCTAACGCGTATCTACCGAACGCGATCGAAGTAGAGGTCACCAGCGAGGACGACACGGCGTGA
- a CDS encoding gluconate 2-dehydrogenase subunit 3 family protein — protein sequence MELTRRDALAALAGGSVVGGGGAAAIGRNESEPSGARTETDDGSSTAADAAFTTVRDPLVATARVVYPDEITGIPRFVETYALGRIEEREKYRRGVERAVAAIDDRAESWYDGRYASLDAEDRDGVLREMGADTADPDPEGSTAERVRYYVVNELLYALYTSPAGGKLVGLENPQGHPGGHESYQHGPR from the coding sequence ATGGAACTCACGCGCCGGGACGCGCTCGCGGCGCTCGCCGGCGGCAGCGTCGTCGGCGGCGGTGGAGCGGCAGCCATCGGACGGAACGAAAGCGAGCCGAGCGGAGCGCGAACGGAGACGGATGACGGATCGTCGACTGCGGCGGACGCGGCGTTCACGACGGTGCGCGATCCTCTCGTTGCGACCGCGCGCGTCGTCTATCCCGACGAGATAACCGGAATTCCGAGGTTCGTCGAAACTTACGCACTTGGGCGTATCGAAGAGCGAGAGAAGTACCGACGGGGCGTCGAACGAGCAGTTGCCGCCATCGACGATCGCGCGGAATCGTGGTACGACGGGCGATACGCGAGCCTCGACGCCGAAGATCGGGATGGGGTGTTGCGCGAGATGGGTGCGGATACTGCCGATCCCGATCCCGAAGGATCGACCGCCGAACGAGTGCGGTACTACGTGGTGAACGAACTCCTGTACGCGCTCTACACCTCACCTGCCGGTGGAAAACTCGTTGGACTCGAGAACCCCCAGGGCCATCCCGGCGGACACGAGAGCTACCAGCACGGGCCACGATGA
- a CDS encoding OsmC family protein gives MADIEVSSTSEEGFVTRSRIGGFELTVDATEEEGPEPNGTLVADYASCYIPAFRVGAQQRDYDDLGTIEIDAEGDLDDDDDLEAIRFDIRVEADISGDEDELVERGEDICHVHSALREELHADISIEGNAL, from the coding sequence ATGGCAGATATCGAAGTCAGTAGCACGTCCGAGGAGGGATTCGTCACGCGAAGCCGGATCGGCGGCTTCGAACTCACCGTCGACGCCACCGAGGAGGAGGGTCCGGAGCCGAACGGGACGCTCGTCGCCGACTACGCCTCCTGTTACATCCCCGCGTTCCGCGTCGGGGCCCAGCAGCGCGACTACGACGACCTCGGCACAATCGAGATCGACGCCGAAGGCGATCTCGACGACGATGACGACCTCGAAGCGATCCGGTTCGACATCCGCGTCGAGGCCGACATCAGCGGTGACGAGGACGAACTCGTCGAGCGAGGCGAGGACATCTGTCACGTCCACTCAGCGCTCCGCGAGGAACTTCACGCCGACATCTCGATCGAAGGGAACGCACTCTAG
- a CDS encoding fumarylacetoacetate hydrolase family protein has product MHRVRFRDPDGELRTGEWLADEATISANAGPTSRVAFPDDTFSPEEVDVLAPAEPTKIVCVGLNYEDHAAEQGKDLPDRPLLFLKGPNTVASHEQTVELLAEKERIEYEAELGVVIGRECRHVDQADAMDVVAGFTCVNDLSNRDDQRIEQNWVRGKAFDGAAPMGPVLATPDEVPDDATIELRLNGETKQRSSREKFIFSVPELIAEITTYMTLEPGDVISTGTPAGVGPLADGDEVEVEIEGIGTLSHSVTIP; this is encoded by the coding sequence ATGCACCGCGTACGATTCCGCGATCCGGACGGCGAACTCCGTACTGGCGAATGGCTTGCGGACGAAGCGACGATCAGCGCGAACGCCGGGCCGACCAGTCGCGTCGCGTTCCCCGACGACACGTTCTCGCCCGAGGAAGTAGACGTGCTCGCGCCAGCGGAGCCCACGAAGATCGTCTGCGTCGGGCTGAACTACGAGGATCACGCCGCCGAGCAGGGAAAGGATCTCCCCGACCGCCCGTTGCTCTTCCTGAAGGGACCGAACACCGTGGCGAGCCACGAGCAGACCGTGGAGCTGCTCGCCGAGAAGGAACGCATCGAGTACGAGGCCGAGCTCGGCGTCGTGATCGGCCGGGAGTGCCGGCACGTCGACCAGGCGGACGCGATGGATGTCGTCGCCGGGTTCACCTGCGTGAACGACCTCTCGAACCGCGACGATCAGCGGATCGAGCAGAACTGGGTCCGCGGGAAGGCGTTCGACGGGGCTGCACCGATGGGGCCCGTCCTCGCGACGCCCGACGAGGTACCCGACGACGCCACAATCGAACTCCGTCTGAATGGCGAGACGAAACAGCGCTCCTCGCGCGAGAAATTCATCTTCTCGGTGCCCGAACTGATCGCGGAGATCACGACGTACATGACCCTCGAACCCGGTGACGTGATCTCGACAGGCACGCCCGCGGGCGTCGGCCCACTTGCCGACGGCGACGAGGTCGAGGTCGAGATCGAGGGGATCGGCACGCTCTCGCACTCGGTCACGATCCCCTGA
- a CDS encoding OB-fold nucleic acid binding domain-containing protein, translating into MGSCIICGTSVDGHICGSHEEDVVFEFEGSRANQLTPGRFYRGSVDGFADFGVFVDIGDSVTGLLHRSELDTRLESLDWDSGETVYVQVTDVHDNGNVDLAWSIRQSPREFRGELVDDPEGDRLAEAEADSESETAEATDPNERAAADSAAEPVTDIASADEPDTDETTGAGTDGDTSVTTDSDDSVNEEDTRTAVPSDEGGAALVESERERVPIADLESRVGDHVRVEGTVVSVRQTGGPTVFELHDESGTVDCAAFEEAGVRAYPDVETDAVVAIEGEVERHRDDLQIETGGLAVLEGEERDAVTTRLEDALAERAAPDAIEPLADDPVIDDLSEEIHDLAGLIRRAVLESRPVVVRHDASVDGYVAGAAIERATLPLVREEHARDDAEYHYFDRRPVEDGIYDMDAATRDVTSMLDANERHDEKFPLFVFCGVGSARSRDGLSLLSIYGAERAAIGDRALDADDLAAHVTPADRDAGTATTATTLAATVASGVNPDVRGDLGNLPAVSYWEGTPEAYADLAAEAGADAERTRDVREAIALVANYQAYEDKRELIADLLFDGSESLAERLATQFREKLDAAIETAEAHLDQREADGVTVAVLDTDAFTHRYDFPPTDLLCDELHRRTREDSPVLLGLGEDELLLRHTGDLDLEAMAEAIAERAPEAGVAARAARDDRIEFLLGERDAVLDAAVTTIGEQFD; encoded by the coding sequence ATGGGTAGTTGTATCATCTGCGGCACCTCCGTCGACGGCCACATCTGTGGGAGTCACGAGGAGGACGTCGTTTTCGAGTTCGAAGGATCGCGCGCGAATCAGCTCACCCCCGGTCGCTTCTACCGCGGCTCCGTCGACGGCTTCGCCGACTTCGGTGTGTTCGTCGACATCGGCGACAGCGTCACCGGTCTGCTCCATCGGAGCGAGCTCGACACCCGGCTCGAAAGCCTCGACTGGGATTCGGGCGAGACCGTCTACGTTCAAGTCACCGACGTTCACGACAACGGCAACGTCGACCTCGCGTGGTCGATCCGCCAGTCGCCACGCGAGTTCCGTGGCGAGCTCGTCGACGATCCCGAGGGCGACCGACTCGCGGAGGCAGAGGCCGACTCCGAATCCGAGACGGCGGAGGCGACCGACCCAAATGAGCGCGCGGCCGCCGACTCGGCGGCCGAACCCGTGACCGACATCGCCAGCGCGGACGAACCCGACACGGACGAGACCACCGGAGCGGGGACTGACGGCGACACCTCGGTGACGACCGATAGCGACGACTCGGTAAACGAAGAGGACACCCGAACGGCTGTCCCGTCCGACGAAGGGGGCGCGGCGCTGGTCGAGTCCGAACGCGAGCGCGTCCCGATTGCGGACCTCGAATCCCGTGTCGGCGATCACGTCCGCGTCGAGGGCACAGTCGTGAGCGTCCGCCAGACCGGCGGCCCGACGGTGTTCGAACTCCACGACGAATCCGGTACTGTGGACTGTGCGGCGTTCGAGGAAGCCGGCGTCCGCGCGTACCCGGATGTCGAGACGGATGCGGTCGTCGCCATCGAGGGTGAGGTCGAACGCCACCGCGACGATCTCCAGATCGAGACTGGGGGGCTCGCGGTACTCGAGGGTGAAGAGCGGGATGCGGTCACGACCCGACTCGAGGACGCACTCGCCGAACGGGCTGCGCCCGACGCGATCGAACCGTTGGCCGACGATCCCGTGATCGACGATCTCAGCGAGGAGATTCACGACCTCGCGGGGCTGATCCGGCGAGCAGTGCTCGAATCCCGGCCCGTCGTCGTGCGTCACGACGCGAGCGTCGACGGCTACGTCGCGGGAGCGGCGATCGAGCGCGCCACGCTGCCTTTGGTGCGCGAGGAGCACGCCCGTGACGACGCCGAGTATCACTACTTCGACCGTCGGCCGGTCGAGGACGGAATCTACGACATGGACGCCGCGACGCGCGACGTCACGTCGATGCTCGACGCCAACGAGCGCCACGACGAGAAGTTCCCGCTGTTCGTGTTCTGCGGCGTCGGCAGTGCGCGCTCGCGCGACGGCCTCTCGCTGCTCTCGATCTATGGAGCCGAGCGGGCCGCGATCGGTGATCGAGCGCTCGACGCGGACGATCTCGCGGCGCACGTCACGCCGGCCGACCGCGACGCCGGGACAGCCACGACCGCGACCACCCTTGCGGCGACCGTCGCGTCGGGGGTCAACCCCGACGTTCGCGGCGACCTCGGCAATCTCCCGGCAGTGAGCTACTGGGAGGGCACGCCCGAAGCGTACGCCGATCTGGCGGCCGAGGCGGGTGCCGACGCCGAGCGGACACGCGACGTCCGCGAAGCGATCGCGCTGGTGGCGAACTACCAGGCCTACGAGGACAAACGGGAGCTGATCGCCGACCTGCTGTTCGATGGCAGCGAGTCGCTCGCCGAACGCCTCGCGACCCAGTTCCGCGAGAAGCTCGACGCGGCGATCGAGACCGCCGAGGCTCATCTCGACCAACGGGAGGCCGACGGCGTCACCGTGGCGGTGCTCGACACCGACGCGTTCACCCACCGGTACGACTTCCCGCCGACCGATCTGCTGTGTGACGAACTCCACCGTCGGACCCGGGAGGATTCGCCTGTTCTCCTCGGGCTCGGCGAGGACGAACTCCTGCTTCGCCACACCGGCGACCTCGATCTCGAAGCCATGGCCGAAGCGATCGCCGAGCGCGCCCCCGAAGCGGGTGTGGCTGCGCGAGCGGCCCGCGACGACCGGATCGAGTTCCTGCTCGGTGAGCGCGACGCCGTGCTCGACGCTGCGGTCACGACGATCGGCGAGCAGTTCGACTGA
- a CDS encoding YIP1 family protein → MTQWVENPTGGRDRGPIGLARAWLEVLVRPRRFFAAGVAPGDQAPGLVFVMAVVAIEEATRFALVPGAYPVVANRPLVSGVVALVVAAGFVAPLALHFAAAIATLGLVPLVEDRAGVSETVQVIAYATAPCVFAGIPFPPLQAVCTAYGAALLVVGIAEVHGTSLARAAVAGALPAAFVFGYAYTFRGFAAINALGLFG, encoded by the coding sequence GTGACGCAGTGGGTCGAGAACCCGACCGGCGGGCGCGACAGAGGTCCGATAGGGCTCGCTCGTGCGTGGCTCGAAGTGCTGGTTCGTCCACGTCGGTTTTTCGCGGCGGGAGTCGCACCGGGCGATCAGGCCCCCGGACTGGTGTTCGTGATGGCCGTGGTCGCGATCGAGGAGGCGACCCGCTTCGCGCTCGTTCCTGGCGCGTACCCGGTCGTCGCGAACCGACCGCTCGTCTCGGGCGTCGTCGCGCTCGTCGTCGCAGCCGGGTTCGTCGCGCCGCTCGCACTCCACTTCGCGGCCGCAATCGCGACTCTCGGGCTCGTTCCGCTCGTCGAGGATCGCGCCGGTGTCAGCGAGACGGTGCAGGTGATCGCCTACGCGACCGCGCCCTGCGTTTTCGCCGGTATACCGTTCCCGCCGCTCCAGGCCGTCTGCACAGCCTACGGTGCAGCGTTGCTCGTCGTCGGGATCGCCGAAGTACACGGGACGAGCCTCGCTCGCGCGGCGGTCGCGGGGGCGCTCCCCGCAGCGTTCGTCTTCGGCTACGCCTACACGTTTCGCGGGTTCGCAGCCATCAACGCGCTCGGACTGTTCGGCTGA